The following are encoded together in the Triticum dicoccoides isolate Atlit2015 ecotype Zavitan chromosome 6B, WEW_v2.0, whole genome shotgun sequence genome:
- the LOC119326353 gene encoding uncharacterized protein LOC119326353: MHGRRQGCGEGCGDRRPFVRHMWPATRVEAAPPPAKGPASPPPPPRSSLPPLRTTSYPPAPTTPPAAPHKQEAADSPRPPSADSFLKDGREFRVGDCALFQAVDVPPFIGLIRWIEKKEEGFPKLRVSWLYRSADVKLNKAIPLNAAPNEIFYSFHQDETSAVSLLHPCKVAFLRKGVELPAGISSFVCRRVYDIDNKCLWWLTDKDYINERQEEVNRLLHRTRLEMHAAVQSGGRSPKRLNSPSSAQQKAGLDDGQNCILSKGKKRDRVEQGIDPATRDRDRPLKVEEGELGNLKAENMKHAFTKFIAKFTDKGGLPHAEAVEKLVQFMQVDRTERKIDLGGRVALAHIISATESPVCLGRFVQLRGLPILNEWLQETHKGKSGEGGSPKETDKRVEEFLMALLRALSRLPINLNALQSCSIGKSVNHLRSHKSAEIQKRAKCLVENWKKRVDAEMKSNEAKPLVSGQAVSWSGKGGAAEVSNGGNRRSASSEASPKNPVSRTAKPGASDAVTKSNPLTSCSSKLQHMQPANFATNSKDPPCKSAGGSELPTVKEEKSSSSSQSLNNSHSCSSDHARTFGSPWKEDARSSTAASGNASKTSGSSSRVHRRANSVRLGSGIQKEATAGRSASLDRSSFQEKSSQSGMASEKGGDTPSDNNSNGHRLIVRFPNPSRSPARSVSGGSFEDPSVTGSRSSSPVDKHEQNGRRVKMKIENSRPELASDANAESWHSNEIKGVAGSDEGDKSAFPTLESNRNTEEAVKEACASRPASSSQVNEKGICSSETKGNSFNPMNALIEIKYSEAGPPLQAGDDTAMNLLASVAGEISKSDLISPSASPRNSSANEVGCEGDIIEKLKVERDIAPSQLQGSSYVQKVILVKQEKADPCLIAKEERNQRAHLSLHDNKITTSTGLSPQNGTDCNAVESSAKTENQAEGCADKCLPVPGADSQGQDRNACSSRGPVEDGRISSPDVVGTALGGQCNSAVSNRTSELLPPEELQLSAPDKQPHALLKQTDKKPLGVVLDQLEAMDTRDGSTGSKLDLKSSVCPLVVGPTKAEVLGVNTVLKEDEKEQPSSTSADVNKLFAFPVDVPNGIKESKDSSSESSSQVKPRAIISQDFEHDASQSPKKLSDDVGAKEDLVSSGEGSSMAAQAKPNVTAKLDFDLNELGDEGNHSEPVTSPVICTSGIHVPGLSPFVSPVLSGLPAPITVAAPAKGPFVPPENLLRVKPEAGWKGSAATSAFRPAEPRKVVGTSLTAPDIVGSDAAGKRSRPAFDIDLNVADDQILEEDISQSSAQTVGSESGNSRSRDGPVRSAGIELDLNRADEVAENNQFISNSSNRVEVTLLPARSLPGGLPSTSMNGSKNFFDLNNGPSLDEASTEPAQRSLSSKGASSIPFLPQVAGLRMNGTEINNMWFASANPYAPVAMQSFLPARGEQPYPIETASGTQRMIVSAADSCQFGSDSGRAPVVSTPPTMVFHPPPAYQYAGFPFTPSVHLQTAGFPIGSTSYANSAPAGVSYFPTIAPSLVGSTGALPPQHVRQYAINRPEGSSSDGLDSNWKWKRPGGFDLNSGPGSIDLEGKDERILSSVRQNLMTPQQAFAEEQTRMYQLPGVGIKRKEPEGSWDPDRSSYKQLSWQ, from the exons ATGCATGGGCGGCGCCAAGGCTGCGGTGAGGGGTGCGGCGACCGGCGTCCTTTCGTCCGGCACATGTGGCCGGCAACTCGCGTAGAGGCAGCTCCACCACCGGCAAAGGGAccagcctcccctcctcctcctccccgctcGTCTCTTCCACCGCTCCGGACGACCTCTTATCCACCCGCACCGACGACTCCCCCGGCGGCACCCCACAAGCAGGAGGCCGCCGATTCACCCCGTCCGCCCTCAGCAGACTCCTTCCTAAAG GACGGGCGTGAATTTCGTGTTGGAGATTGTGCACTTTTTCAGGCTGTTGATGTTCCTCCTTTCATTGGGTTAATACGCTGGATTGAGAAAAAAGAAGAAGGCTTTCCTAAGTTACGTGTAAGTTGGCTCTATAGATCTGCTGACGTCAAACTTAACAAGGCAATACCGCTCAACGCTGCACCAAACGAGATCTTCTATTCATTCCACCAGGACGAGACATCTGCTGTCTCTCTACTACATCCTTGCAAAGTTGCCTTTTTACGCAAAGGCGTCGAGCTGCCAGCCGGAATTTCTTCATTTGTGTGTCGGCGTGTATATGATATTGACAACAAGTGTTTATGGTGGCTTACCGACAAAGACTATATTAAT GAACGGCAGGAAGAAGTAAATCGACTTCTGCATAGAACAAGGTTAGAAATGCATGCTGCAGTACAGTCAGGTGGACGCTCACCGAAGCGGCTAAATAGTCCGTCATCTGCCCAGCAGAAGGCCGGTTTGGATGATGGACAAAATTGTATTTTATCTAAAGGAAAGAAGAGGGACAGAGTTGAGCAAGGAATTGATCCAGCTACGCGAGACCGTGATCGTCCCCTTAAGGTCGAAGAAGGTGAACTGGGGAACTTAAAGGCAGAAAATATGAAGCATGCATTTACAAAGTTTATTGCGAAGTTCACAGACAAAGGCGGGCTTCCTCATGCTGAAGCAGTCGAGAAGCTAGTCCAGTTCATGCAAGTTGATCGAACTGAACGGAAGATAGACCTTGGTGGTCGAGTAGCGCTTGCACATATTATTTCAGCTACAGAAAGTCCTGTTTGCCTCGGGAGATTTGTGCAGCTAAGGGGCCTTCCTATTTTGAATGAGTGGCTTCAGGAAACTCACAAGGGGAAGTCTGGTGAAGGGGGTAGTCCTAAAGAAACTGATAAGCGTGTTGAAGAATTTCTCATGGCCCTGCTCCGTGCTCTCTCAAGATTGCCTATCAATTTGAATGCCTTGCAGAGTTGCAGTATTGGGAAATCTGTCAATCATCTGCGTAGCCATAAAAGTGCTGAGATACAGAAGAGGGCGAAGTGTCTTGTTGAAAACTGGAAAAAGCGTGTTGATGCTGAAATGAAGTCAAATGAAGCCAAACCTTTAGTATCTGGTCAAGCTGTTTCCTGGTCAGGGAAAGGGGGCGCTGCAGAAGTTTCTAATGGTGGAAACAGACGAAGCGCCTCAAGTGAGGCCAGTCCGAAAAACCCAGTATCTCGGACAGCTAAACCTGGTGCATCCGATGCTGTTACGAAGTCGAATCCGCTCACTTCCTGCTCTTCAAAGTTGCAACACATGCAGCCTGCAAATTTTGCAACCAACTCGAAGGATCCACCCTGCAAATCGGCTGGTGGTTCTGAGTTGCCAACAGTGAAAGAGGAGAAAAGCAGCAGTTCAAGCCAATCACTGAACAACAGTCACTCATGCTCCAGTGATCATGCAAGAACATTTGGTTCTCCTTGGAAGGAGGATGCGAGAAGTTCTACTGCTGCTTCTGGCAATGCTAGTAAAACTTCTGGGAGCTCTTCACGCGTCCATCGAAGGGCAAACAGTGTCCGTCTTGGTTCTGGGATACAAAAAGAAGCTACTGCGGGAAGATCTGCCTCACTCGATCGTTCGTCGTTCCAGGAAAAATCATCACAATCTGGAATGGCGTCTGAAAAAGGAGGCGACACACCTTCTGATAATAACAGTAATGGCCATAGGTTGATTGTCCGCTTTCCAAATCCTAGCCGTAGTCCTGCTAGAAGTGTGAGCGGAGGCTCATTTGAGGACCCGTCTGTCACCGGGAGTAGATCTTCATCTCCTGTAGATAAGCATGAACAGAATGGTCGGCGGGTGAAAATGAAGATCGAAAATTCTCGACCCGAGTTAGCTTCTGATGCTAATGCTGAGTCTTGGCATAGCAATGAGATAAAAGGGGTTGCAGGGTCTGATGAAGGTGATAAATCAGCATTCCCTACATTGGAGAGCAACAGGAATACTGAAGAAGCTGTTAAGGAGGCATGTGCATCACGGCCTGCAAGTTCGTCGCAAGTGAATGAGAAAGGAATCTGTTCAAGTGAAACCAAGGGGAACTCATTCAACCCTATGAATGCTTTAATTGAAATAAAATACTCTGAAGCTGGTCCTCCTCTGCAAGCTGGAGATGATACCGCAATGAACCTTCTTGCCAGTGTGGCTGGAGAAATATCTAAATCCGACTTAATTTCTCCGTCAGCTTCACCGAGAAATTCATCTGCAAATGAAGTGGGCTGTGAAGGCGACATCATTGAGAAGTTGAAAGTAGAACGTGACATTGCCCCTTCTCAGCTTCAAGGTTCCTCATATGTTCAGAAGGTCATTTTGGTGAAGCAAGAGAAAGCTGATCCTTGTTTGATTGCCAAGGAGGAACGTAATCAGAGGGCTCACTTATCATTGCACGACAACAAAATCACAACATCTACTGGGCTGTCACCTCAAAATGGTACAGACTGTAATGCCGTCGAATCTTCAGCGAAGACTGAAAACCAAGCGGAGGGTTGCGCAGACAAGTGTCTTCCTGTACCTGGGGCTGATTCACAAG GTCAAGATCGTAATGCATGTTCCAGCCGTGGGCCAGTTGAAGATGGTCGCATAAGCAGCCCTGATGTCGTTGGCACTGCTTTAGGTGGTCAATGCAATTCAGCTGTTTCTAATCGCACGTCAGAATTGCTCCCTCCTGAGGAGTTGCAATTGTCTGCCCCTGATAAACAGCCCCATGCCTTGTTAAAGCAAACTGATAAAAAACCGCTTGGGGTTGTACTAGATCAGTTGGAAGCCATGGATACACGTGATGGCAGTACTGGTAGTAAATTGGATTTGAAGTCTTCAGTGTGTCCACTGGTTGTTGGTCCCACAAAGGCTGAAGTCTTGGGTGTTAACACAGTGCTGAAAGAGGACGAAAAGGAGCAGCCTTCTTCCACTTCAGCTGATGTTAACAAGCTATTTGCATTCCCAGTTGATGTGCCGAACGGGATTAAAGAATCAAAGGATAGTTCCAGTGAATCAAGTAGTCAAGTAAAACCTCGAGCTATCATATCTCAGGATTTTGAGCATGATGCAAGTCAGAGTCCAAAGAAACTGAGcgatgatgtcggtgcaaaagagGATCTTGTCTCATCAGGTGAGGGTTCTTCTATGGCGGCCCAGGCCAAACCAAATGTTACTGCTAAGCTTGATTTTGATTTGAATGAACTTGGGGATGAAGGGAATCACTCTGAGCCAGTTACCTCTCCTGTTATATGTACTTCTGGGATCCATGTACCTGGCCTTTCTCCATTCGTATCACCTGTTCTAAGTGGTTTGCCTGCCCCAATAACAGTAGCAGCTCCAGCTAAAGGACCTTTTGTTCCTCCTGAGAATCTACTACGAGTGAAGCCTGAGGCTGGGTGGAAAGGCTCAGCAGCTACAAGTGCATTTCGTCCTGCAGAACCACGGAAGGTTGTGGGGACATCTCTGACTGCACCTGATATTGTAGGATCTGATGCTGCTGGGAAGCGGTCTCGCCCTGCGTTTGACATTGATCTAAATGTAGCAGATGACCAGATTCTCGAGGAAGATATCTCTCAGAGTTCTGCTCAGACAGTTGGATCTGAATCTGGCAACAGTAGAAGTCGCGATGGTCCTGTGCGAAGCGCTGGCATTGAACTTGACTTGAATAGGGCTGATGAAGTTGCTGAGAATAACCAGTTTATCTCAAACTCTTCCAACAGAGTTGAAGTCACATTGTTGCCAGCAAGATCTTTGCCAGGAGGTTTACCGAGTACTAGTATGAATGGCTCAAAGAACTTCTTTGATCTCAATAATGGACCAAGCCTTGATGAAGCTAGCACAGAGCCTGCACAAAGGAGTCTATCATCTAAAGGTGCTAGCAGCATACCATTCCTtcctcaagttgctggtcttagaatgAACGGCACAGAAATCAATAACATGTGGTTTGCTTCTGCCAACCCATATGCTCCTGTAGCTATGCAATCGTTTTTGCCTGCTAGAGGAGAACAGCCTTATCCAATTGAAACAGCATCTGGAACCCAGAGGATGATTGTGTCTGCTGCAGACAGCTGCCAATTCGGAAGTGATTCAGGCAGGGCTCCAGTTGTTTCCACACCACCAACAATGGTGTTTCACCCTCCTCCTGCATATCAATATGCAGGATTTCCTTTCACCCCCAGTGTTCACCTTCAGACAGCAGGTTTTCCAATTGGATCGACGTCATATGCCAATTCTGCACCTGCAGGAGTTTCATACTTTCCAACCATTGCGCCGTCACTTGTTGGGTCAACGGGTGCATTACCTCCCCAACATGTGAGGCAATATGCAATAAACCGTCCTGAAGGTAGCAGTAGTGATGGTCTCGACAGTAATTGGAAATGGAAAAGACCAGGAGGGTTTGATCTTAATTCTGGTCCCGGGAGTATAGATTTAGAAGGGAAGGATGAACGGATACTTTCATCGGTTAGACAAAATTTGATGACGCCGCAGCAGGCCTTTGCAGAGGAGCAAACGAGAATGTACCAATTGCCTGGTGTAGGAATAAAGAGGAAGGAACCTGAGGGCAGTTGGGATCCCGATAGATCATCATACAAGCAATTGTCATGGCAGTAA